The Myxococcus xanthus genome contains the following window.
GCGGTGCCGCTGCCCGCGCAGTTGCTCACCGGGCGCATCGTCCGCTTCGCCACCTGGGTGCGGGACCAGTTGCCCGCGGGCACCGGCGGCGACGACGTGGACGCCATCTTCTCGCAGGCCGCGGAGGTGTTCCTCTTCCGGGGCGCCACGGAGAACGGACAACTGCGCGGCCAGTTGGTGGCCACGGACAACGGCCGCGGGGTGCACGTCACCGCCACCGTCCGCCCGGAGCACGCGGGCACGCGCTTCCAGCTCGCCTTCACCCTGCCACTGCGCGGCTGAAGTCAGTCCTTCTTGAAGCGCAGCACGTAGCCTTCGAGGAACACCGTGGGCAGGTCCAGGTCGCCCACGGGTTCGCGCACGAAGCCGCGCCGCTGGTACATGCGCCCCACGCCCTCCGCGCCCCTGCGGACGTGGAGGCACACGGCGTCCACGCCCCACTCGCGCGCCCGGGCCTCGGCGGCGTCCAGGAGGGGCTGGGCCAGCCCGGTGCCATGGTGACTCACGGCGGTGGCCAGGCCGCGCAGGTCGGCGGCGTTGGGCAGCCAGGCCTCGGAGCCGGGGGCACCGGGCTTGAAGAGCGCGACGGTGCCCACCACCTGACCGTCCAACTCGGCCACCAGCACGGTGGCCGCCTTGCGCCGGGACGCGACGTCCCGCAGCTCGCGCTTGCGCTCGTCGCCATAGACGACTTCCGGGAGCTTCTTCGCGTACTGGGTGAGGAAGGCATCCACCAACAACTCCCCCACCACCGCGTCATCCTCGGGCCGCGCCTCGCGAACGAGGGCCCGCTCTACGACATGCCGGGTGTCCATGGCCCGGAACTCTACGACCGGCCGCGCGTCCGCGCGATTTCACCCCGGCCAGCCCTGCTCATGTCTGCGTGCAGGCGGACACTGCGTCGGCGTCACCACTTGCCCAGGGTGCCAATCAGGTTGCCCGTCTTCGCGTCGAAGACATCCAGCCACACCCAATGCGGAACGTAGACGCGCCCACCGTGCAGCTTGATGTCGGACGCCCCCGAGCCGCTCTTGGAGTTGGGAATAGGGACGTCCCAACTGACGCTCCCCGTCCGCATGTCTCTGCGAATGAGCTGCGCTCCC
Protein-coding sequences here:
- a CDS encoding GNAT family N-acetyltransferase, translated to MDTRHVVERALVREARPEDDAVVGELLVDAFLTQYAKKLPEVVYGDERKRELRDVASRRKAATVLVAELDGQVVGTVALFKPGAPGSEAWLPNAADLRGLATAVSHHGTGLAQPLLDAAEARAREWGVDAVCLHVRRGAEGVGRMYQRRGFVREPVGDLDLPTVFLEGYVLRFKKD